Proteins encoded in a region of the Ralstonia pseudosolanacearum genome:
- the ccoO gene encoding cytochrome-c oxidase, cbb3-type subunit II produces the protein MSNEPSRFFSHETLEKNIGLLIIMTLVVVSIAGLVQIVPLFFQHSTTEPVKGIAPYSPLRLAGRDIYIREGCVGCHSQQVRTLRAETERYGHYSMAGESVFDHPFLWGSKRTGPDLARVGQRYSDDWHRIHLRDPRMVVPESNMPSYAWLSKTPLDNHDIEAKMRVLRKLGVPYTDAQIAGAREQLAGKTEEDAMVAYLQGLGVELRNVRDVAEAPAAATVAAKE, from the coding sequence ATGAGCAACGAACCCTCCCGCTTCTTCTCGCACGAGACGCTGGAAAAGAACATCGGCCTGCTGATCATCATGACCTTGGTCGTGGTCAGCATCGCCGGGCTGGTGCAGATCGTGCCGCTGTTCTTCCAGCACTCCACCACCGAGCCGGTCAAGGGCATCGCGCCGTATTCGCCGCTGCGGCTGGCCGGGCGCGATATCTACATCCGCGAAGGCTGCGTCGGCTGCCACTCGCAGCAGGTGCGCACGCTGCGCGCCGAGACCGAACGCTACGGCCATTACTCGATGGCGGGCGAGTCGGTGTTCGACCACCCGTTCCTGTGGGGCTCGAAGCGGACCGGCCCGGACCTGGCGCGCGTCGGCCAGCGCTACTCGGACGACTGGCATCGCATCCACCTGCGCGACCCGCGCATGGTGGTGCCCGAGTCCAACATGCCGTCGTATGCGTGGCTGTCCAAGACGCCGCTCGACAACCATGACATCGAGGCGAAGATGCGCGTGCTGCGCAAGCTGGGCGTGCCGTACACCGACGCGCAGATCGCCGGCGCCCGCGAGCAGTTGGCCGGCAAGACCGAGGAAGACGCCATGGTGGCCTATCTGCAGGGTCTGGGCGTGGAACTGCGCAACGTGCGCGATGTGGCCGAGGCTCCGGCTGCCGCCACCGTTGCCGCCAAGGAGTAA
- the ccoS gene encoding cbb3-type cytochrome oxidase assembly protein CcoS, with the protein METLYLLVPLSLMAVAVIVGALWWAVGTGQYDDLKAPAESILLDRDLPPDLSPRDTP; encoded by the coding sequence ATGGAAACCCTCTACCTGCTCGTGCCCCTGTCGCTGATGGCGGTGGCGGTGATCGTCGGCGCCCTGTGGTGGGCCGTCGGCACCGGCCAGTACGACGACCTGAAGGCGCCGGCCGAATCGATCCTGCTGGACCGCGACCTGCCGCCCGACCTGTCACCGCGCGACACTCCATAG
- the ccoN gene encoding cytochrome-c oxidase, cbb3-type subunit I, translating to MDASSALQHAQTFNYRVVRQFSIMTIVWGIVGMAVGVLIAAQLIWPQLNFGVPWLTYGRLRPLHTNAVIFAFGGSALFATSYYVVQRTCQVRLVSDALAAFTFWGWQAVIVAAAITLPLGYTSSKEYAELEWPIDILITVVWVVYAIVFFGTILKRKTRHIYVANWFFGAYILTIALLHIVNNAELPVSMWKSYSAYAGVQDAMVQWWYGHNAVGFFLTTSFLGMMYYFVPKQAERPIYSYRLSIVHFWALNFTYMWAGPHHLQYTALPDWAQSLGMVFSLILLAPSWGGMINGIMTMSGAWHKLRTDPILKFLVVALSFYGMATFEGSMMSIKTVNGLSHYTDWTIGHVHSGALGWVAMITIGSMYYMIPRLFGRQKMYSTRLIEVHFWVATIGVVLYIAAMWVAGVMQGLMWRATEPDGTLTYSFVEAVKATYPFYAIRLLGGLCFLGGMLLMAFNVFKTVQGSRAVDAPIPQPAQMPLPAAH from the coding sequence ATGGATGCATCCAGCGCGTTACAGCACGCCCAGACGTTCAATTACCGCGTTGTCCGCCAGTTTTCGATCATGACGATCGTCTGGGGCATCGTCGGCATGGCGGTCGGCGTGCTGATCGCGGCACAGTTGATCTGGCCGCAACTGAATTTCGGGGTGCCCTGGCTGACCTATGGGCGACTGCGTCCGCTGCATACCAATGCCGTCATCTTCGCCTTTGGCGGTAGCGCGCTGTTTGCCACGTCGTATTACGTCGTCCAGCGCACCTGCCAGGTGCGGTTGGTCTCCGACGCACTCGCGGCCTTCACGTTCTGGGGCTGGCAGGCCGTCATCGTGGCGGCGGCCATCACGCTGCCGCTGGGCTACACCAGCTCGAAAGAGTACGCAGAGCTGGAGTGGCCGATCGACATCCTGATCACCGTGGTGTGGGTGGTATACGCCATCGTCTTCTTCGGCACCATCCTCAAGCGCAAGACCCGGCACATCTACGTCGCCAACTGGTTCTTCGGCGCCTACATCCTCACCATCGCGCTGCTGCACATCGTCAACAACGCCGAGCTGCCGGTGTCGATGTGGAAGTCGTACTCGGCCTACGCCGGCGTGCAGGACGCGATGGTGCAGTGGTGGTACGGCCATAACGCGGTGGGTTTCTTCCTGACCACCAGCTTCCTCGGCATGATGTACTACTTCGTGCCCAAGCAGGCCGAGCGCCCGATCTATTCGTACCGCCTGTCGATCGTCCACTTCTGGGCACTGAACTTCACCTACATGTGGGCGGGCCCGCACCACCTGCAGTACACCGCGCTGCCGGACTGGGCGCAGTCGCTCGGCATGGTGTTTTCGCTGATCCTGCTCGCGCCGTCGTGGGGCGGCATGATCAACGGGATCATGACGATGTCCGGCGCCTGGCACAAGCTGCGCACCGACCCGATCCTCAAGTTCCTGGTGGTGGCGCTGTCGTTCTACGGCATGGCGACCTTCGAGGGCTCGATGATGTCGATCAAGACTGTCAACGGGCTGTCGCACTACACCGACTGGACCATCGGCCACGTGCATTCCGGCGCACTGGGCTGGGTGGCGATGATCACCATCGGCTCGATGTACTACATGATCCCGCGCCTGTTCGGGCGGCAGAAGATGTATAGCACGCGGCTGATCGAGGTGCACTTCTGGGTGGCCACCATCGGCGTGGTGCTCTATATCGCGGCCATGTGGGTCGCCGGTGTGATGCAGGGCTTGATGTGGCGTGCCACCGAGCCCGACGGCACGCTGACCTACAGCTTTGTCGAGGCGGTGAAGGCAACGTATCCGTTCTACGCGATCCGTCTGCTGGGCGGCCTGTGCTTCCTCGGGGGCATGCTGCTGATGGCCTTCAACGTGTTCAAGACCGTCCAGGGCAGCCGAGCCGTGGATGCGCCGATTCCTCAACCCGCGCAGATGCCCCTGCCGGCGGCACACTGA